A genomic region of Cannabis sativa cultivar Pink pepper isolate KNU-18-1 chromosome 1, ASM2916894v1, whole genome shotgun sequence contains the following coding sequences:
- the LOC115706447 gene encoding norbelladine synthase: protein MVSGQVSHELEVAAPAAKVWEIYGTLQLPKLVEENLTTILEKIEVVEGEGGVGTVLNLHFVPGVFKFKSYKEKYTNVDDEKLVKEAEVVEGGYLDFGFTLYRTRFEIIEKKDDESAAAASSIIKSTIEYEVKDDEYSAQNLSLVSIDPLAAIALLAQNQLTNNSTN from the exons ATGGTGAGTGGACAAGTTTCCCATGAGTTGGAAGTGGCAGCACCGGCCGCCAAAGTTTGGGAAATCTACGGCACTCTTCAGCTGCCGAAACTGGTCGAGGAAAACCTCACAACTATTCTGGAAAAGATTGAAGTAGTTGAAGGCGAAGGCGGTGTTGGCACTGTTTTAAACCTACATTTTGTCCCTG GTGTGTTCAAGTTCAAGAGTTACAAGGAGAAGTATACTAATGTAGATGATGAGAAGCTAGTGAAGGAAGCCGAGGTTGTTGAAGGAGGATACTTGGACTTTGGTTTCACactttacagaactcgatttgaGATCATTGAGAAAAAAGATGATGAAAGTGCAGCTGCAGCTTCCTCCATTATCAAATCCACTATTGAATATGAGGTGAAGGATGATGAGTATTCTGCTCAAAATCTCTCTCTCGTCTCTATTGATCCCTTAGCTGCCATAGCCCTTCTTGCTCAAAACCAACTCACTAATAATAGCACCAATTAA
- the LOC115707475 gene encoding norbelladine synthase, which translates to MVSGELSSELEIKAPASQVWELYGTLRIAKLVEEQLKTVIEKIDIVEGNGGVGTIVHLNFVPGATRFKSYKEKFTKVDNELRVKEADVMEGGYLELGFTLYRVRFEIIEKDEGCSIIKSTIEYELKDEYAENVSLVSLDALAAIALIAQNHLTKT; encoded by the exons ATGGTGAGTGGTGAACTTTCCTCTGAGCTAGAAATCAAGGCACCAGCCAGCCAAGTTTGGGAGCTCTATGGGACTCTTCGTATAGCAAAGCTCGTcgaagaacaactcaaaactgTTATCGAAAAAATCGATATAGTTGAAGGCAATGGCGGTGTTGGAACAATTGTCCACCTCAATTTTGTCCCTG GCGCGACGAGGTTCAAGAGTTACAAGGAGAAGTTCACCAAGGTAGACAACGAGCTGCGAGTGAAGGAAGCCGATGTGATGGAAGGAGGATACCTTGAGTTGGGCTTCACACTTTATCGAGTTCGATTCGAGATCATCGAGAAAGATGAAGGTTGTTCCATCATTAAGTCCACCATTGAATATGAACTCAAGGATGAGTATGCTGAAAATGTTTCCCTTGTGTCTCTTGATGCCCTTGCAGCAATTGCTCTTATTGCACAAAATCATCTTACTaagacttaa